In Macadamia integrifolia cultivar HAES 741 chromosome 12, SCU_Mint_v3, whole genome shotgun sequence, the following are encoded in one genomic region:
- the LOC122057264 gene encoding uncharacterized protein LOC122057264, with protein sequence MGTCVDHRGLAAPAEGDARDDGGMDCRNCAAAGDLWVRLAGVGVGQVGGFSHESEHDLALMVSDFLENGSGGTDSRCSSDSDSGVSDLAHLVEKISFHKHKMDQFESNLLSIVHSLILSVNGIDLRSVKPGQCNASCIRFFLVKLLRFSGYDAAVCAATWQGSEKVPGGDHEYIDVVTHRDTGHSERLIIDVDFWSHFEIARAVESYDVVLNSLPVVYVGSLSRLKQFLQVMVEAARSSLEQNSMPLPPWRSFAYLEAKWHSAYQRKLNPDEQSIQEIGSSDHKQCMGHLRRLKSSLQLEIEAGRLLKPINNDNNRRLKLERWRPSPFRTQ encoded by the exons ATGGGAACTTGTGTTGATCACCGGGGGCTCGCCGCCCCTGCCGAAGGAGATGCCCGTGATGATGGTGGGATGGATTGTCGTAACTGTGCGGCAGCTGGGGATCTTTGGGTTAGATTGGCAGGTGTTGGAGTCGGACAGGTTGGTGGTTTTAGCCATGAAAGTGAGCACGACTTGGCTTTAATGGTTAGCGATTTTTTGGAGAATGGAAGCGGTGGAACAGATTCGAGGTGCAGTAGTGATAGCGACTCTGGCGTCTCCGACCTCGCTCATCTCGTTGAGAAGATTTCG TTCCATAAGCATAAAATGGATCAGTTTGAAAGCAACTTGTTGTCAATAGTACATTCCCTTATACTTTCTGTCAATGGCATCGACCTTCGATCTGTCAAGCCAGGCCAGTGCAATGCTAGCTGCATCAGGTTTTTTCTTGTAAAGCTTCTGAGATTTTCAGGTTACGATGCTGCTGTTTGTGCTGCCACATGGCAAGGTAGTGAGAAGGTCCCTGGAG GTGATCATGAGTATATTGATGTGGTCACACATCGTGATACTGGGCACTCCGAACGCTTAATAATCGATGTGGATTTTTGGAGCCACTTCGAAATAGCAAGAGCAGTTGAATCTTATGATGTAGTATTGAATTCTCTTCCAGTAGTTTATGTGGGCTCTCTGTCCAGGCTAAAACAATTCCTACAAGTCATGGTAGAAGCTGCAAGGTCTTCCCTCGAGCAAAACTCCATGCCTCTTCCACCATGGAGGTCTTTTGCTTATTTGGAAGCCAAGTGGCACTCTGCCTACCAGAGAAAGCTCAACCCGGATGAACAGAGCATCCAAGAGATTGGTTCTTCTGATCATAAGCAGTGCATGGGGCACTTGAGAAGGCTAAAATCTTCTCTCCAGTTGGAAATTGAAGCAGGACGATTGTTGAAGCCCATAAACAATGATAATAACAGGAGGCTGAAACTAGAGAGGTGGAGGCCTTCTCCATTCAGGACGCAATGA
- the LOC122058067 gene encoding transcription factor AS1 — translation MKERQRWRAEEDALLRAYVKQYGPRDWNLVSQRMNRPLDRDAKSCLERWKNYLKPGIKKGSLTEEEQCLVIRLQAKHGNKWKKIAAEVPGRTAKRLGKWWEVFKEKQQREQDSSKVLDPIEEGKYDQILENFAEKLVKERQTPQYLMATSNGAFLHSDQPTPPPTLLPAWLSSSNGRTTARPPSPSVALTLSPSTATPGSAFPWLQPERGGDNNPMLLGSLPSHGAVPSIGNGVMISELLECCRELDEGHRAWATHKKETTWRLKRVELQLESEKANRRREKMEEIELKVRALREEQKVTLDQIEAEYKEQLAGLRRDAEAKEQKLADQWAAKHLRLMKFLEQTGCRSRPADPNGR, via the coding sequence ATGAAGGAGAGGCAGCGCTGGAGAGCTGAAGAGGATGCTCTGTTGCGTGCATATGTGAAACAGTATGGCCCAAGGGATTGGAACCTTGTGTCACAGCGCATGAACAGACCACTTGATAGGGATGCTAAATCCTGCTTAGAAAGGTGGAAGAACTACCTTAAACCCGGTATCAAGAAGGGTTCCCTCACTGAGGAGGAGCAGTGCCTTGTCATCAGACTTCAAGCTAAGCACGGTAACAAGTGGAAGAAGATTGCAGCAGAGGTTCCTGGGCGTACTGCCAAGAGGCTAGGCAAGTGGTGGGAAGTGTTCAAGGAGAAGCAACAGAGGGAGCAGGACAGTTCTAAGGTTCTCGACCCCATTGAAGAGGGCAAGTACGATCAGATTCTTGAGAATTTTGCAGAGAAGCTGGTAAAAGAGCGTCAAACACCGCAGTACCTAATGGCCACTTCCAATGGGGCCTTCTTGCACTCTGACCAGCCTACACCTCCGCCAACTTTGCTTCCTGCATGGCTTTCAAGTTCCAATGGTAGAACTACTGCGAGGCCCCCATCCCCTTCTGTTGCACTCACTCTCTCACCCTCAACTGCCACACCAGGTTCTGCCTTCCCCTGGCTACAGCCTGAAAGAGGTGGGGATAATAATCCCATGCTCTTGGGTAGTTTGCCATCCCATGGAGCAGTTCCTTCAATTGGGAATGGTGTGATGATCTCTGAGCTTCTGGAATGTTGCCGAGAATTGGACGAGGGGCACCGTGCTTGGGCAACGCACAAGAAGGAAACGACATGGAGGTTAAAACGGGTGGAGCTGCAGCTGGAGTCTGAGAAGGCAAATCGTAGACGGGAGAAGATGGAGGAAATAGAATTGAAGGTGAGGGCCCTCAGGGAAGAGCAGAAAGTAACTCTGGACCAGATTGAAGCAGAATACAAGGAACAGTTGGCAGGTCTGAGGAGGGATGCTGAGGCCAAAGAGCAGAAATTGGCTGATCAGTGGGCTGCAAAGCACCTGCGGCTTATGAAGTTTCTTGAACAGACCGGATGCAGGTCTAGGCCAGCTGACCCTAATGGTAGGTGA